The Triticum aestivum cultivar Chinese Spring chromosome 4B, IWGSC CS RefSeq v2.1, whole genome shotgun sequence sequence GGATTCAGGCACCTGATGTCGATCAACCACAATGGCCGTGCTCTGCTGAAACAGAGGAGCACACCAGCTGAATTTTCGGGGGAGGCTGTGAGCACTGCTGTCTTACTGCTCAACCGTACTCCCACTAAATCCCTTGCTGGAACGACACCTTGTGAGGCGTGGCAAGGCCACAAGCCAGCTGTCCACTACCTTCACACCTTTGGGTGCTTGGCGTATGTTAACAGGGGAACCTGCATAAGCTCAACGGCCGCAACTCTCCCGCTGTGTTAATTGGCTATGAGGAAAGTGTGAGGCGTACCGGTTGCTAGACCCTGTGACAAGGCGCATCCGCATTGCCCACGACATCATCTTCGATGAAGAACGTGGCTTGGGATTGGGCAGCAGACGACTGCGCACACTCAGGCAGCAACTTCGATATCCAGTACATCTGCCGTCACGCAGCAAAGGCATCTAGCTATGTGTCCAGCTCAGGGCGAGCTGAGCCTGTGTCAACAGGACATGTGACTCGGGGTACTTCACCTGTCACACCACCATCACCTGCATCAGCTCCAGCAACTCCAGAATTTGTCACGACACCAGCACATGATGATGATCGACTCGATGCCGCTCACAGCGACACGCCAGTTCGATATTGGATGGTCCAGAATCTGATTAGAGAACCACTGCCTGGACTTGCACCGCGCAACATCGACGCCAAGCTACACTTGTCGAGCATGGGGGAGCCGTGCTAATTTGCGGAAGTTGAGAGAGGCAAGGCATGACAAGCAGCCATGCGCAAGGAAATGGGCGTGGTGGAGCAGACAAGGTAGCTCGTCGATTTACCACATGGGCATCGACCAATAGGCCTCAAATGGGTCTACAAATTGAAGAAAGATGTAACTGGTGAGGTGATCAAGCACAAAGCACAGCTGGTCGAACGCGGCTTCGTGCAGCAAGCCAGCATTGACTTTGATGAAGTATTTGCACCTGTGGCTCGCATGGAATCCATCCGTCTGCTTCTTGCTTTGGCTTGCTTCTTGCTTTGGCTGCCCAGGAGGGGTGGCCTGTCCACCACATGGACATAAAATTAGCCTTCCTTAATGGAGAACTGAAGGAGGAGGTCTATGTGGAGGAGACGCCCAGTTCATCATCACCGAAGAAGGAAAAGTCATGCTGCTgcataaggccctctatggccttagGCAGGCGCCACGAGCATGGAACGTGAAGCTTTACTGCACGCTCAAGGAAATTGGCTTCAAACATCGTGGGCACAAACACGCGATCCACCGGTGCGTCACCACGCCATGAGCATGGAACGTGAAGCTTTAATGCACGCTCAAGGAAATTGGCTTCAAACATTGTGGGCACAAGCACGCAATCCACCGGTGACGAAATCGTGCTTATTAGAGTCTATGTAGATGATTTGATCATCACTGGTTCATCCAAGGGAGCAGTGGAGAGCTTCAAGGACAAGATGGAAGCAAAATTCCAGATGAGTGACCTTGGACTGCTGTCATTCTATCTCGGAATCGAAGTCCAGCAAGATGGCGATGGCATCAGACTATGTTAGGCACACTATGCCTCACGCATCCTTCAGCTTGGAGGAATGGAAGGCTGCAACCCAGCTCACACTCCAATGGGGGCGACTCAAACTGAGACGTGAGAGCATGGTGAAAAAGGTGGATGCCACAGAGTATCGATCGTTGGCAGCCTACAAGAGCACAAGGCCGGATCTGGAATTCGCCATCGACTTTGTGAGTAGCTTCATGGAGCAACCTACAAGAGCACATGATGGCAGCGAAGCGCATCTTTCGCTATGTCGCTGGCACCAGCTACTACGGTCTAAGCTACAGGTGGAAAACTGGAAAGACACTGCTGATTGGCAATATTGACAGTGAGCATGCCGGTGACAGTGACCTCGCCGGTGACAGTGACACCAGGAAGAGCACGAGTGGCCCAATGTTCTTCCTCAGTAGCAGCTTGGTGAGCTGGCAGTCTCTCAAGCAGCGAGTGATGGCTCTGTCCTCCTGTGAGGCAGAGTATGTGGCTGTCACATCTGCTGCAACACAAGGACTTTGGCTGGCTCGGCTGCTTGGTGAACTCCATGGGAGAGAAGCTGAGGCAGTCGAGCTAATGGTGGACAGCAAGTCCGCCTTGGCGCTGACCAAACCCAGTCCTCCACAAACGCAGCAAACATATCGATCTACAGTACCATTTCATCAGGGACTGCTTGGAGGATGGGAGTGTCAGTGCCAACTACATCAACACCACAGACCAACTGGCTGACATTCTAACATAAGGACTAGGGAGGGTGAAATTccatgaactgtgtgctattttgGGATTGATCCAAATGTTAGTAACCCTTGCTGCAGTCAGTCAATGAGTCAAGTCTTTTCCTTAGGTAGTAAGCTAGTGGGTCAAGTCTGTGTCTCATCTTAGGTTAAAAGTCAATGGCTCAAGTCAGGCTGTAAGAAAGCCACTGAGGTAGTTCTGTAGTAGTTCCTTTCAGCTATAAATAAGGGGTAAAGCCAAGCCAGCTACATTCATCACAGCCCAGAAATTGAGTCCCAAATCAGCGTTACCTGTACTCTTTCTACTAACAAGAATAACAAGAGAAGTAATAAGAGAAAAATTCCGAATAATAGGCACGTGAGAAAAGGAAGATAAATTTTAGGCATACCACATTCAGAAGAATTTCCAAGGTTTCTAGTGCAGCTATTTTAACAGAGAGTGGTGTGAACATTCTAACATCTCCTGGAGTTTCAGGGGTCATTCCCTTCGATGAAGTTGGCATGGAagaggttttcattttctttgggcTGATTGCTGCTTTCTCCATACCCAAGGCATGTGAATTTTGCATTTGTGGTTCTTGCTTCCTCTTCTTGGAGTAACTTTTTGACAAAGATTCACTATTCCCTTTTGATGGATTTGTGCTGAATAGAGTCATTTCTTTTACACAATTATCATCCAGATCACCAACTGCATTGCTGACTATTACCTCTAACAAATGGAGAGACATTCCTGGTAAAAAAAGACATCATTTATTCAGCCATGGGTGTGACTTGCAATCGACTAAAAGACGACCAAGGCTATGTACCAAACATGTGTATGGATGCAGCTCGAAGTGTGACAGTCAATCAACAAAGAAAAACACGAGACAGACCAGTGCAGGGAATGTGAATGTTAACTTATGGATTCATGTTTTGAAGACATGGAGGAATGGTTAGACCATAGGCCCCTGGATGCAGCATGGTCATGCCTCAAAGATCTAGCCTGTTGTTAAATTTGAGTTCTGAGAGAACATCATTGCCAAAGGTTTGTATGAACAGAAAAACTATATCCCTCAAACATATGATAGTTTTACCACATGTGCAATGCCATAGATAATAAGGTATTTGAAGGATGATGCATTTCAAATTATTTCTCTGCAGTGGCAACAGGAAAAAATAAGGCAAGAATTAGTGTTCTATCTCCACTCTGAAATAAGCGGAATCATTGTTAAATTGTTACCAACTCTGGAAACAGGCAGTCCCCATATTCATTTCAAGCCTGAGGTATGATTAAACATAATTATGACAAAACAACTCGCTGTTCAAATTAACATTAAAATATAAAATCATGCAACtgtgagcatacaaacaaataaacaAAAGGAATCACCTACCAACACCCATGGAGGTCAGCAACAGCTGAACAATGCTGTAAACTTTTGTCCTCGTAGTAGGCAGCTTCGCAATTTTGAAGTAATCAGTTACAAGCCGTACAATATTAGCAGCATGCGGTAAAAGTTGGCTGCAATATGACAAGTAGATAATTTAGATATTCCTTTTCCAGTACAAACTCAGATCCAGACCAATGTTAATTCTATAATAAATCCAGTTTCCGAAGTTACTTCAAATTCAAGTATTATCAAACGCTTGTGTCTATGTCACTGTATTTGACGCAAGCTTAAAACTTGTGGAAAATATACATTGAGATGTGTCTTAGATAATAGTGATAAGAGGCAATACACATGGTACCTTCGCATTCCTTTAATAGTTGCATGGAGCAAATCCAAGAAAGATGAATGCAATGATGGAAGCTCAAAACAAATAAGCTCTTGGTGCAAGGAAGTAGTTGAAGGGAACGACTTCTGCAATGATCCATCAACTAAGAGCACTCTCCGTGACAGAGCTATCAAAGCACGGACAGGAACGGTGACCTTTTTTGGCAATGACAGGTAAAAAAATATAGTTTAGAGCAATTTCATGTTTAATGGTAAGCTTATTAGCGCCATTAGGTAACAAGTAATGATAATGTACCAAGAGATGAGGCTTGGACAAACCTGAACCGGGTAATGACTAGTCAGCATCATGCAGCAGCAATGGGCAAGCGCTGAAATAGTAGGAACAGTGAAGACACGAAATTTCTTTGTCACATGCAAATTGCCTCCCAACTTTACTTGATCTCCCAACACTGGTGGAGGGTCATTACCAGGTGGAACTAGAAGCATCATAATCTCACGCCCTTTCTTTTCTGCAAAGATAATTTGTTCAAAGCCAACCTAAAATGGTACAACCGAAAATGAAAATAGCTCATCACAAGCATTACCTTCTTCCAGCCCAACAAAAGCATCATTCAGAAGATTGTTTATACCCATCAGTACTTTCTGAATCATCAATGACCAAGTGCCCTCAGATACTCGGACAGAAGGAAGCATTGCTAAGACTCTCGCAAATTTCTGAAGGATTGGAAGATGCAAAAAAAACAGAGGTTTGTCAGCACAATGAGAAATTTCATGGCAATGAGCGACAGAAGAAAGAACATCAAAATGGAGAATGGAACACATAAATGTTACTTTGCACAGCCTCCCGAAAAGATTAATTCGAAGATAAAGCATGAAGCATACAGTGCTCACCTTTGATAATTTTACATTGACTTCTGTACTCATAATCTTGGATGCAATGGTGGATTCGACCTGAATTTTGTAAATTAAGCACAATATGACATAATATAACAGGCAGTAAAATAGTAGGGAGCTGTACATCTGCTGTAATTtcagaggtactccctccgtcccataatgtaggacgttttttgacactacactagtgtcgaaaaacgtcttacattatgggacggagggagtatgtactaGTAACTGATTAGAAAAATGGTAAATAAGTGGCACATGATAAATAAACCTAAAAGGAACATGTTACATAAAGAACTCTTGCGTCCCACGCGCCTACATTTAAATCACAATTAGACATATTGATAGTAGCTCATGTGGATCATCAATAAAGATGTTCCAATTCAGTAACGAAAATAGATATTGAGAGTGGTTTTTCTACACCCCAGCTCGGTGCACCCCTCCTTCTACACCCACGCAAgaaaacatactccctccatccatatatatagggcctaatgcatttttcgagactgcctttgactattgataagttTTATAAGTTTTGGCTAGACGCGTATCCAAAACATCAAGTTTTTTGTAACTGGAGGAAGAATATGGGAAAAGATTCCCTTCAACCGATAGATTTTGTGCGAGCGTCCGCCGTCTCTATGTCCGTCGGATGGACTCTTAATCAACGGTGGGGAGCTAACCTATCCGTGCCCACTTTCTGCAACTGATCCATTGTTTCAGAAAGGTATTCTGCAACTAGCCCCTTGTTGCAAAGTGGCCAGCGGCTAGATACTGTTGTGGCTCGCACTAGGGAGGGCAATTGTTTTCTGCAACACGACTcatgttgcaaaaaaaaaaaaacctgtAACACGATCCGTGTTGCAAAAAAATTCCCGCAATACaacctatgttgcaaaaaaaaaCGCAACATAACCCTTGTTGCAAATGTTTCCGCAACAAGTCCTTTGTTGCAAAGTAGAGAAAGATGTTTAGCGGACGCGTAGCAGTCCCCAAAGAATATATGTACTCACAATAAGAAATGAATTACAACATGAATGTAAACATACTTTATTGTAGTGTCGATTTACAGATGAGGGATACAATTTAATAACTGTCCTTAGCAAATCAATTGCTTCATCCTGCAAATACAGACAGAAGTAGTAAATATTTACTCTTGCATGCTTGGAGTCAAACAGAGTAAGCCTGTGGATGAAAACAACATACCGCCACTGGACCATTTTCATTTAAAAGCAGCAGCAATGGTTCAACAACTCTTCCAGCAAAGGATGATGCCTCTTTCTTTAAATTCAAAAATTTCGCCAATCTAATCAGAGAACAAGTTATGTTGCTTTCGACTGAACAAAAAAGAGTAGCACACAAAAGAAAGGGCAATGGATATGGATATAATGTCGAGCTTTAGTTTCAAATAATCACATTCACAATACTACAAAGTACCGACAATCCAACTATGTGCTTGACAGCTTGAGCGAGTAAAAGGACATAGCTTTCATGACATACCTCGCAAATAGATCAGACATGGAAGTACAAGAGACCACAGTAACAAGTTGCAAGCTAGACGGTCCCTGCTAGGTGGGAAAAAAGATATATCAGATAAATAATAATGTATGAGAATGTTTAAtcaaaagaaaactagaaaaatatTTCTCTCTGGGGATGTGCAGACTATGGATTATATGAACTTCTGCAAAGCGTTATTTAAGATCTTCGATAAAaacttttttttggggggggggggggggggggtattgttGTTGTTGAAATAGGCCATGCTCAATCTCAATCAGTCAAACTTGCTAGTGTATAAAGCCAAGCCAATGAGCTCAGTGAAGCGATAAAGATAACTAGCACTACTACAGACCTATCAAAAGCAAAATATACTGAATAGGTAATAATGAGAAAAAAATGCCATCATCTGCAAGTTCAATTTGTGATATAATTTTCCAAATGTAAAGGTTTATACTTAGATCAATATGGAATAACATGGATGGCGTTATATAATTTCCGATTGATTGGTTGCGGTGGTAGCTTAGCATGCATCAGATATATATAATAAATTTAGAGAAAAGTGATCTAGTGAACAAATGCAGTTTTATAATAGACTGAACACCTACAATTTAAATATAGAAGAAAATGCTGACTGGTATTTCATTCTTTGGTTTAGATGTGACCTCAAAACAATCACAATATAATACTAAAAAATAAGGGAAAATAGCAATATCCACAAAGAAAGTTGTGAACAACCACAAACACAGGCAGTCAGAAGGTGCTAAGCCAAACAGACTTAGTTAACCCGAGGGACACTAAATTTACAAGGATATCACTCCCACAGAGAGCAATGCCGAGGACAGACTTCTTCATCTGCTTTCTCGTAGGTGTAGTAAATCTCAACATCACATTTAATTTCATGGAAGTTGTCTTAGGCCAATCAACTAGTATGACGTCAAATGTAATTCCAGCAAAGGTTGATCACATCTGGAATATCTAAATAATTCATTTCGTGGAAGTTGTCTTATCCATGAAGGAGGTCAATCAAATAGTATGACGTCAAGTGTAATTCCAGCAAAGGTTGATCACATCTGGAATATCTCTATACTTCAAGATATTCACTACCTTCATGTCTATAATCTGCTTGGAATTTAATTAGCTCAACCAATTCAAAGTTAATAATGGGATTCTCAAGACATTAGAACAGTGATGAAAcatggggttgggggggggggggggggggggggggggacacaatAGCTCAgaataaaaacaaaacaagaacATAAAATTCCACGTAAAACTGAAGCAAACAATGTGCAATACCTGCAAGTTCCTCAGAATCTTCTCAAACCAATCAGAGTATGATTCAGCAAAGCGCTCACTGCTGCATTCTTGGAAAGTCACGCCAAGAAAACAAGTTCCCAACCAACGACTATATGGCTAAAGATTTATAAACAGAGGACGCCAATATTAGTAAAGCATGTCTGATGCATTTTCTTTTACATCGAAGATTTAAAAACTGTTAAAGCTATCAGAAAAACAGTTACAGATGTTTAGATTTTATTCTCAGAATATGTTGTATATTGTTCGAGCATGCATGTTTCTGCAGCACAGAAGAACAAAAATATAATACATGCCAGAGTAAAACTATCTAACCAGATGACATAATTCATACTCCCTTCATTCCGAAATATaggcctttttagagatttcaatacagactacatatggagcaaaataagtgaatctacgctctaaaatatgtctatatacatctgtatgtatacaACTTTAAAAGAGGGTGGTAACAAGTAGCACTGAGGAAACATAACAGAACTAAAGTTTCAGTGGTGTGTAGCAACAACTAGCTCAAATCCGCACACCTTGTCACATTGGGTTTAGTATACAAGTGCAACACAAGTTCAGCATTATGATAGAGAGATTTTTTTAAAGTAGCAAATTAGCCCAAATTAGCAAAGTACGGTGAGGGGGGGGCATAAGGCAACATACCGAGTCGCTCTCCACGAGCTCGCCGACGCGCTCGACCCAGGCGTCGACCGTGGCGCGCCACGCCTCGGCGAGCTTTTGGTCCGACGGGTCCTGGAGGACCTCGTTGAGGAGGCCGTGCGTGCGCACCGCCTCGAGGATGGAGGCCAGCTCCTCCGGCGGGACGGTGCTCCCCGGCTGCGGCATCCGCTCGCCAACCACCACTCGGAGCAGACGTGGCTTAAGCCAGTTGTCGTTCACGTCCGCGAGGAAGCCGACGGCGCCGGCCATCGCTGGTTAGTGAGGGGTCTGTGACTGGAGGTGGGCTGAAAGACGTCTCGGCCGGACTTGGGGTGGACGATAATAGGGACGGGGTGCAGGCGGAGCGCGCGGTTGGAAGGAGAGACCGAAGAAGGCGGCGGCTCCGGGACGGAGGGATGGGACGCTGTAAAACCCTAGCGGCTTTGAGCAGCAGAGTTTGGGTAGTTTAAAAAGAAAACTAACTTTggtctaaaaataaaaagaaaactaaCTACTTTCTCAAAATTCATTTACAAAATCAAAATGTGACGCATACAAGTTTTGTACATATTGTTATTTTTCTGAAAAATATATTCTTAGGCTTGATCAAGTTTTCATAAAAAAACAAAATGTCTATAATATTGTATTGTACCCGATAAACAAACTATAAAAGGTGGGTTGGCTTCTGAATCGCTTTCCTCCTACGCGAGCAGCCAGAATCCCTAGCCGCCGCCGGGGAGCCAATCCTTCTGGCGGCTCCCCTCCGTTGGCGACCTTTTTGTCGTCAGTGGTCAGGGGGATCGTCGAATCCCGCGCGTGCGGTCGTTTTAACTTTAGGTTAGGGCCCTAGTAACTTAGGATTTGGGGTCATTCTACGTCTTGGCTTTGGCAGCGGCGACAGTGATGCTGAATAAAGAAGTTTTAGATTCTTCCGCGATGGGGCAATCGTCTCTATGGCCGGTGATGGATTTGGGAATTAGTTTGTTCAAGTGGGGATGTTGTGGCGGTGGCAACGTCCTTGTGGTGGACTTGCATCCTCGGTCTCCGCCGTTGCGACAACATCTGCTCCaacgtcggcgcggagcttgggaggtagtccaggagcggatgcatgTTATGGTCTACAttgacgacatctggaagacgaaaCATGTACTGGGTTCGTGGTTGCTAGCTGGCAAGTATGGTTTCCTCTGGCGTCTTAGTCGTGATGAGGTGTCGGATCTGGAGTTCACTGGCGTGTCTGGGTGTTGCCTCGGCTTGGTTCGTTCAATGGCAATGGCTTCGCCTTTGGTAAGCCACCTTGGAGGTcggcaaagctgcatatcagctaTGGAGTCGCGtcaagctcgggtgaggaggtgattcatttttttttctttgtgGTTGTGGTGGGGGTGCCGGAGAAGTGACGGGCATTGGTGTCAAGTTCAGAGGATTCTTCGGCTTGATTGCAATTTTACTTCTTGGCTGGTGGTCATGTGTGCAAAGGTTAGCGTTTTGTTGTCTTCTCAGCtttgtcatgtcggtttttatGTGACTTGTACTATAATCTTTATGATATAAATGtgacacgtattaccatgaaaaaaaagaaGTTCAAAATAATGGTATTAGGTTTTCCTTCCCTGTCCCTTGACGACTAGGGCAAACTCTCCCCTCCAAGCTTTGCTAGTGAGCCTGTGGATTCGCTTCCCCTCTTCTTGCCACTCTAGCGGCCGGTGGCGGGGTGAAGAATCCCAGTGCCTTCACTCTgattagtagtttaggttaggtttTTTAGTCCTCGAATGTGCGGCGCTTCTTCTTTGTGTATGTCTTTCGCGCTTCAATACTCCTCGAGTTCGTCCATCTGACGTACTCCACGAAGCTTCGTCGCAGATTCCTGTCGCCTTCTTGGGGCGGTGACGTTAGGGTTTATCCTCATGTGGCGAGATTTGATgtcaggtgcttcagatctatTCAAGGGTTCAACGACGACGATTGCAGCTCCAGGGCAATGGTCCTTATAGACACGTGCACAAAGACTTCCCAGCTATCATCGACAAGGTCAAACCGGCTCCGATAGGGGAGCGCCGACAATAGTGCGTCGGAGGCTCGTTCTGGCGATGGTAGTAGTTGTTCAGTGCCCTCAGAATGTTgatgtattttttattttgtttaagATGCTTTATACTTCCAACGAACTTTAAAAATACCTCAAAGGTGTCGTATACTTCGACACTAGATCGTAGATCATCCCAGAAAAATTCTCACAACTTGTAGGTATATGCTAGCCGCGGGAATCGTCCTGCTTCATCAACATCTACTTCTTCCATTGTGTGGACTATTAGTGCGATGATCATTATCTTTACCACTATGGTGATTCTGGGCATGTTCGCGTGTAGTTATTTTTTTGTTGCATATCACGTTCCCCTACAAAGAATTCACCGCCTAAACTTACTTAAGTCACAAGTTAATAGAAGTGGAACCTCTATATCCAACAAACAAGTAAAGGAAAGCAATAACACAAGGATAATTCATCCTCGAATCCTTGCGGGAGATGAAGATCTTGAGAGATAGTTCTTCCCCGATCCGAAGAGAGGAGGGCTTGAAATTCGGAGGGACTCTTCTCCATGTAGAAGGTTTAAATTGAGCAaatctgaaaggatcgagaagaggggtctagaggggggtgattagaccctgaACAAGCAAAAGTGGTTGTTTTtagtttcttcaagttaaggttgagatTTAGCACAAGTTTAGGCACTCGTAATACATTTCTAGCAAGCGTGACAAGAGTAtatgcagcggaaagagtaaagcatgctaattgcaagaaagtaaagggatgggtttggagtgtgcaaaagcaatgaagacacggagattttttgtgTGGTTCTGATAGGCGgtgatatcgtacatccacgttcatggagagttcgacccacgaagggtaatgtttgcgcgagtccacggagggctccgcccatgaagggtccatgaagaagcaaccttgtctatcc is a genomic window containing:
- the LOC123091706 gene encoding proline-, glutamic acid- and leucine-rich protein 1; its protein translation is MAGAVGFLADVNDNWLKPRLLRVVVGERMPQPGSTVPPEELASILEAVRTHGLLNEVLQDPSDQKLAEAWRATVDAWVERVGELVESDSPYSRWLGTCFLGVTFQECSSERFAESYSDWFEKILRNLQGPSSLQLVTVVSCTSMSDLFARLAKFLNLKKEASSFAGRVVEPLLLLLNENGPVADEAIDLLRTVIKLYPSSVNRHYNKVESTIASKIMSTEVNVKLSKKFARVLAMLPSVRVSEGTWSLMIQKVLMGINNLLNDAFVGLEEEKKGREIMMLLVPPGNDPPPVLGDQVKLGGNLHVTKKFRVFTVPTISALAHCCCMMLTSHYPVQVTVPVRALIALSRRVLLVDGSLQKSFPSTTSLHQELICFELPSLHSSFLDLLHATIKGMRSQLLPHAANIVRLVTDYFKIAKLPTTRTKVYSIVQLLLTSMGVGMSLHLLEVIVSNAVGDLDDNCVKEMTLFSTNPSKGNSESLSKSYSKKRKQEPQMQNSHALGMEKAAISPKKMKTSSMPTSSKGMTPETPGDVRMFTPLSVKIAALETLEILLNVGGSLRTDHWRAKVDLLLINIATSACDSGAGYDPSISKVGETSISDYRLASLKALLASFLSSPHARPLYLAQGTELFRKGKLEIGTTLAEFCSHALLALDVLTHPRALSLEKAGPLVPGLNRSEPEKAIFGASTFNFSPSQGQRQVIADEDTYDDWLPSIKDNEPSEKSTLVKEVPQIDSHTIAEAEEDVPACNRSDTIMVVAATEKTSEPMTVDNPSSSNVASNPIYSRPPEAQKAAATPFREEKRADHVDSLLQNKSSAVVNLPFRNLATSGEKPSDPGVAAPSSYKDVSSTRFIQPIKADLSDTESVDSMPEIQDGDPDSDY